The following are encoded together in the Streptomyces sp. NBC_01465 genome:
- a CDS encoding S1 family peptidase — protein sequence MRKSKWLRRLTSCAGVGALVLALGGMVPPPVVGGTRAAEGQFPFVVRLSMGCGGALYAKDIVLTAAHCVDGTGDDTSITATGGSVDLLGDRAVTVPSVRVVQAPGYGDGGGDWALIKLARPFALPTLRASSSTAYDQGTFTVTGWGATGEGGGQQRYLRRASVPFVTDARCRQAYGDSLVPGQELCAGDLKAGGVDACQGDSGGPLFRKDRDGAWIQVGIVSWGRGCAEPGYPGVYTQVSAFAPAIAKAARSL from the coding sequence TTGAGGAAGAGCAAGTGGCTGCGAAGGCTGACGAGTTGCGCGGGAGTGGGCGCTCTGGTGCTCGCGCTGGGCGGAATGGTGCCGCCGCCCGTCGTCGGCGGCACCCGCGCCGCAGAGGGCCAATTCCCTTTTGTCGTACGGCTGTCCATGGGGTGCGGCGGCGCGCTCTACGCCAAGGACATCGTCCTGACCGCCGCCCACTGCGTCGACGGCACGGGCGACGACACCTCGATCACCGCGACCGGCGGCTCCGTCGACCTCCTCGGTGACAGAGCCGTCACCGTCCCGTCCGTCAGAGTGGTCCAGGCACCCGGCTACGGCGACGGAGGCGGCGACTGGGCGCTGATCAAGCTGGCGCGGCCGTTCGCCCTGCCCACGCTGCGGGCCTCGTCCTCGACCGCGTACGACCAGGGCACCTTCACCGTCACCGGCTGGGGCGCCACCGGCGAGGGCGGCGGACAGCAGCGCTATCTGCGCAGGGCGAGCGTGCCCTTCGTGACGGACGCACGGTGCAGGCAGGCCTACGGGGACAGCCTCGTCCCCGGCCAGGAGCTCTGCGCCGGGGATCTCAAGGCCGGAGGCGTCGACGCCTGCCAGGGCGATTCCGGCGGGCCCCTGTTCCGCAAGGACCGCGACGGGGCGTGGATCCAGGTCGGGATCGTCAGTTGGGGGAGGGGCTGCGCCGAGCCCGGCTACCCGGGTGTGTACACCCAGGTGTCCGCCTTCGCCCCCGCCATCGCGAAGGCCGCCCGGTCGCTTTAG